Genomic window (Theileria annulata chromosome 4, complete sequence, *** SEQUENCING IN PROGRESS ***):
GAGTTGATATTACTTTTGGCGCTGATCAGTGCTGGTAGAGACCAAAATTTAGAGTTGGTTGAAAAAATCCTGCCGCTACTAGATAAACAGCAAGATTATATAGAAAAAGGTGTTGACGAGGATTTTTCTAAATCGGTTGAAGATATCTTGATACTAAACTATTTAATAGTGTATAAACTGAACCAAAATATTGTAACTGACAAGGTTAAAGATAAAGTACTGAGACTAGTTCAAGTAATTTTGAAGCTAATAAGTAGGGTGAAAGAGGATGATGTAAGAAGAGATTACTGTAATATGCTGATGAAATTGGTTAACGTGTTGGCTGGTAATGTAAGCAGGAACATAAACCTGCTgatttatttctattacCAATTTAACTACTATGTTGTAAACAGCTATTGCGGAGATGATTTGAAAACTTTAATCAGATTTACCAACTCAATAATCAACTACAACACTATAAAGTTTATCAAATCCTATGTGCCAATGGTTCTAACGATTACAGTCAACACACTTCACCAACTAGAAGCTAGTAGCGAGAGGCGGGATTTGAACCCGAGAGAACTGAAGATGCTGAGAAAGTGCATAGTAAAGCATATAAAAACAACTGGAAATAAAGgaagaatatataaactgctcaaaaatgaaattaagcCATTTTTCAAGGAGCTGATGGCcaagtaatttaaaatacaacTCCTCAGTAAACAATTGCCATGATGATGTCGTTCCtgtaaaatagttaaaaattaatgtaataattaatacaaaCTTTATGTAAGTAAAAATCCCATTCAGTAGtaaaatgtttaaattcCTGTCAAAAAATACAACCTTTCCGAGGTATTCAACTATCTTGAGCCCTATTTTACAAACCAATTTGACCTCAACGTCATTCATGCAAAGCTCCCTGACCCTCGAGTAAACCAAGTTGTTCCTGCTGGTAAACCCAATCAACCTCAAGTTCAGTAAATCACTTGAAATCATACCTAACCTTTTAAAGCCTTTAATGTAATTGGCCAGCTctagaaaatattaactGGTGAATGTGTGAACTAGAAATGGAAATGTTCTATCATTACCTTTTTTCAAAAGGTTTTTTTCCTTATTCGGAACAGCCAAGCCATTTTCAAGATTACTTTCATAAATGTTAGAATTAATGGTAGGAGGGAGGAATTTATGTTGAATTGACCAGGGGAAAAGATAAATCAGATGCGATAAATTCTTCAGAGACGTTTTGTTATCTCGAACATTAACTATCGAATTGTATAGCTTCTATAAAGGCAATAATAGTTCTTGTTCTTACCTCGTCAGTTACATCTTTCAATAGAAGATTGTAGAAAAGATCACCGTGTGAGTCGAGAGGTTTGTTTATGCTGAAATCAAGTAGAATCCTGCCATCGAATTTCTCGCTTAATATCGAATAATACattcataattatttataaattaaacattaagtggaaataaaattttaaaaattattaaaagtggaatctttaaataaatgtagTGTGTAAACGTAACTCacaaaaaaataaatataaatatataaatagcATTTTAGCattctaaaatatattaatgataaagTTTTTATGTATTTAAGTAAATTTTAGAGGTCATCCAGAGCAACATgact
Coding sequences:
- a CDS encoding uncharacterized protein (Tap579b07.q1c.cand.12 - score = 11.97;~SMART 2 transmembrane domains at aa 180-202 and 233-255;~2 probable transmembrane helices predicted for TA10750 by TMHMM2.0 at aa 180-202 and 233-255), whose product is MYYSILSEKFDGRILLDFSINKPLDSHGDLFYNLLLKDVTDEKLYNSIVNVRDNKTSLKNLSHLIYLFPWSIQHKFLPPTINSNIYESNLENGLAVPNKEKNLLKKELANYIKGFKRLGMISSDLLNLRLIGFTSRNNLVYSRVRELCMNDVEVKLVCKIGLKIVEYLGKVVFFDRNLNILLLNGIFTYIKFVLIITLIFNYFTGTTSSWQLFTEELYFKLLGHQLLEKWLNFIFEQFIYSSFISSCFYMLYYALSQHLQFSRVQIPPLATSF